The Raphanus sativus cultivar WK10039 chromosome 6, ASM80110v3, whole genome shotgun sequence sequence GAGTTCAAACTTCAAATCAAAGAAACATCAATGCCTTGTCTTCCTCAAGCTCTGTCCCTCCATCAAACACCTCTTACAGATCCATGCTCAAAtccatctctcttctctccaaTCCGACAGCTTTATCATCAGCGAACTCGTACGTGTTTCTTCACTATCTCACTCCAAAGACCTCGCCTTTGCTCGAACCCTTCTCCTTCAATCCTCTGACTCGTCTCCTTCCACTTGGAACATGCTCAGCAGAGGTTACGCTTCAAGTGATTCCCCTGTAGAATCGGTTCGGATCTACTCCGAGATGAAACGACGACGAATCAAACCCAACAAGCTCACGTTTCCTTTTCTTCTCAACGCTTGCGCTTCCTTTTTCGGCCTCACAGCGGGGAGACAGATACAAGTAGATGTTTTGAAACACGGGTTTGACTCCGATGTTTATGTCGGGAACAATCTGATTCATTTGTACGGTTCTTGTAAGAAAACTTCGGATGCTAGGaaggtgttcgacgaaatgtCTGAGAGAAACGTTGTCTCATGGAACTCTATTATGACTGCTATGGTTGAGAACGGGAAGTTCAGTTTGGCGAATGAGTGTTTCGCCGAGATGATCGATGCGAGGTTCTGTCCTGATGAGACGACGATGGTGGTTTTGCTCTCTGCTTGTGTAGGTAACTTGAGTTTGGGGAAGTTGGTGCATTCGCAGGTTATGGTGAGAGAGTTGGATTTGAACTGTAGACTAGGTACTGCGCTTGTTGACATGTATTCAAAGTCTGGTGGGTTAGAGTATGCTAGGTTAGTTTTCGAGAGGATGCGTGACAGAAACGTTTGGACTTGGAGCGCGATGATCGTAGGGTTAGCACAAAATGGATTTGCGGAGGAAGCTCTTCAGCTTTTTATCAAGATGAAGAAGGAATCATCATCGGTGAGACCAAACTACGTGACGTTTCTAGGTGTTCTATGCGCTTGCAGCCACGTAGGATTGGTGGAGGAAGGGTACAGATACTTCAGGGAGATGGAGAGAACACACAAGATCAAACCGATGATGATTCACTACGGGGCGATGGTGGATATCTTGGGACGTGCAGGTAGATTAAGCGAGGCGTATGGCTTCATAAAGAAGATGCCTTTTGAGCCTGACGCGGTTGTTTGGAGGACGCTACTCTCTGCTTGCAGTGTTCATCACGATGAAGATGGTGAAGGGATTGGagagagagtgaagaagagGTTGATTGAGTTGGAGCCAAAGAGGAGTGGCAATTTGGTGATTGTGGCGAATAGGTTTGCGGAAGCGAGGATGTGGGATGAGGCAGCAGAGGTTAGGAGAGTGATGAAGGAGAATAAGATTAAGAAGATAGCTGGAGAGAGTTGTCTGGTGCTGGGAGGGTCAGTTCATAGATTCTTCTCGGGGTATGATCCTCGTTTTGAGTATGTATCCATGTATGGGTTATTAGATTTGTTCAAGTTGCATTTGATAAATGACAATTATATGGTCAGTGATTCAAATTCATTTTCTTGACTTGttcaaaatttaacattttgtaAGGGTGATGAATGGCTAGGaaagtttttttcttataatctAGAAGTTTTAAGAAGTAGCAACCATCATGTAACACTTTGAtgttttcacaaaaatatatttatctaatcataaattacaaaatattataatcaatCACAATGTAGTACTTTTCTTTCAGATACTTTATAAATGCAATCACAATGTAATTGAAATCTTTAGGAagtgtaaaattaaaattggaAAATATGAATGGATGTTTGATTGGAGCTACGATATAAAAAACAACATGACATTCTTAATTCATGTCTTATATAGtttcacaaaaatattttatttttaaacaaaatcagTTGCAAAAAGTCAAATCAAAAGCATTGTTATTGATTTCTGCTTCTAGTGTTGCATTAGTTTTATAGTGACTTATGAGATACatactcttctttttttttttggacgaGATTCAAATTATgtatctaatatttttagagTATTTTTTTCCAACAATGAACTCCAAAAATGTTTACTAAATAATCCATTAGTTTTATCGCTTATGCTAACCAGTCGCTGGTAGTTTAAGCACTACTTTCATTTGACTCAAAAGGATCAAACTAAACTAAGCTCAGGATTCATATTGAAAATAGTTTGCCAGATGTTATAACAATCAGAAATGGAATACAAAAAATAGTGGTTTACACTAGAGTTCTAAAAGTACTAACGACCAACGTAAACAAAAATCAGCCACTCTCACATAGAACATCCATTGATGCATGTTAACATGAATCAACGACATAATAATTGATCATCACCAAAGTAATTAATATGGTGATTCGTCTGATGTTTAATAGTTTATGTAACTATGTGTAGATCTCAGTTATAGAATACGAAGCAGAATAACAAAGACAAAAAATGCAGCAGCTAGAGATGGTCGACTGTTAGTTCATGATGATGTTGATTGAAAGTAAAACCTTTTCCTGTACACGAACCAACCATGGATGTCATTGTCAATCAGAATCTGAGTCTGAATCTTCTTCACTCGCTTCTGGAGTGTCCAAATTACAGAAACGAGCTGAGTTTCTGAAGAGGGAAATCGATCTGCTCGTCTTTGGAACCATGGTTCTCTTTCGTTTTGCAGAAAATCCCTTGGCCGCCGCAAGTGTGTCAAACAAATCTCCCATCTCCATTTTCTTCCTCAACCCATTGTGCTCCTCCATGAACCTTCACAGAACcaaaaacataagaaaacacacacaagaTTCTAACACAAAAAGTAAAAGAGAATGTGTTTTTGTCCTCCTCTGATTAGAGCAAAAGAATGAGGTGGAAGTATGCAAACAACATGTGGTATCATCAAAATAGCACCTTTCTCGTATCGCTTTGAAGGCGTCTAGAGTTGCATAAGCAAGACCAGTTTTTGGATCTCTGTACCTGTAAATCACACCcataaaacaaacattaaaGGAATGTTAAAACATAGTTAGCTCCTTTTTTTTGAACAGAGCTAAAAAGAATCTTACTTGGCAGGTAATCCAGTAATCACACATACAGCCTTTTCTGGATCTGCAACAGAGTAAACAACCCCAAAGTGAAGATAGAGAACACATCTCTGTTCATCTACAAACACAACTCGAAAAAACTACTTACACGGAAGAGTCTTGGTGGAAATCTCTGAACTGAATGATGCACCATTACAGAACTCTATATAGTTGCACCCTGCACGTAAACACCGCTTTATTGATTTGCACCTTTTGTGGAAAGAAGCAATTATTAGATGAGAGAAGACGGAGAGCTTACCATCTTTTGAAAGATACCGAACCTGAGGACCCTTGTAAACATCTTTATGCACAATCGCTTTCTTTTTCACTTCTTCTTCCCTTGCCAACACACGTTCTAAGTTCCTCATGTTCATGATCTCTGCccccaaaaataaataaataaaaagactttaaccatccaagtctcTGAATCTGATAAAGAAACAGATGCAACAAGATCATAAAACTCAAAACCTGTTTGAGCAGCTTCGAGCAGCATCTCTTCTTGCGTCATTCGTTTCTCCTCCCCTACTTTTTTCCTTATTATCGGCTAAACAAGGCACAAGAAAAACGAGTTCAGTAAAGCCATTAGTGGAGATAgctaatggaaaaaaaaaaaaaagaaaccttaGTTGTGGCTTGTATAGCAGCACGCAATGCATCTCGTTCAGCTTGCCTTACAATCACTGAAGTCCGTGTAGATTTTCTTATGACCTTCTCACCTTCCATCATATcttcttgtgtttctttttcatcttcttcttctttgtctccCAGCTCTTCACTTGGCTTCTCATCTTCAGGAGAAGTATCTTCAAGTTTCGAaactagcttcttcttcttgtttttcttttgagtaGTTTTCCCAGGGTAAATCAACCGCTTCTTCGGCAAATCCCTGCAAACAACATGCCAAAGTTGTATGAAACTAAAGAGATAATAGCAGCGCAATCATAAGATGAACTTTGAGGATGGTTCAAAACTCAAACCTCTCTTCCTTTTCATTTTCTGCAACTGCTTCAGGTTCAGGCTCCTATTCCCCCAcccaaaaagataaaagaaactttttaaGAACAATTTGATGAATAAGTAGCAATTAATATACAAGCAAGCAACAAAGAAGTTACATCGTCATTGAAGTCACTGTCAAACTCATCAGCAGCTTCAGCTTCTGCTTCATATTCATCATCATGTTCTTCCTGCAGATACCAAATGTAAGAGAGACAACATACATACAAAGCCTCATCATCTGCTAATGGTATATTAGAGGAAACCTCTTTAAGAGCTTCTTGGTTCCAAAACTGCTCATCTTCTTCTACTTCATCATCAAGCAACTTGGTCATTCTACAAAAACcgaaaatcaaaaaaaaaaaaaaacacaataaagATATTGGTTCCACACAATCTCAGAGTGAAGTGAAACCTCTTTGTAAGTTCTTTACCGTTTACCACGTGTAGCTCGGGTTGTACGGTCCAAGAACACCATCTGCTCTTCTTCTTTATCGCTTTCCATTTGATAAAAACTAACTTGCTCCTCCTCTCTTTTAGCTCCTCCCTCCTGCAAAGTTAACGAAATCTGACAAACACACAGAAAGGGAATCGAAAACTAGATTCTCTGACGGTTTTGCGAGTTTCGGATTCAAAGGCTGGAACTTTATGATTCTACGCTTCGGAGGGTGGGGATGGAGAAGGAGTTTCTTCGACTAGCACGTCCTCGCCGGAGACTCGCCGTACTGATTAAAAACTCTTTCAGATGGTTTGGATCTCGTGCAACTATTGTTAATGGGCTTTAATATATTATTGGGCCTTCTAGTAAGACAATTTCAAATCCCATATTATATTATTCACTATAGAAACGACCAATCTTCTTCGGAGcctatattttgatattttagatCAATTACCAATTGGAAAATAAAAGCTGTATAACACTCTACTTAACAAGACcgagtaaaaaaaattgtttgtaaTTTCTTTGGTTCAAGTAGCGGATATAACCGATTTTCAAAATtgactaaattatttttttttctaaatatttgagACAAAATTGCGGGTATAATGACTTTGAAAAGTAATTGACatttttatctaaatatttgGATCAAATGGCCGTGGATACAAAGTCAAAGTACCGTGGATACAAAgtctaaaaagaaaaagaaaagtctAATCATGGCTTTGCATATACATATCTGTATATGTACATTTATTGACTCGAGACAATGAAAACAAACTTGGACTAcaaggaaataataaaaaaaagtgaTCTGTTCTTGggcaagaagaaaaagagtcaACAATGACAAATTGGATTTATTCGTTAACAAAACACAAGCTACTTATGATTTAAATAGTTTACTATGGTCAAATAGTTTACTATGGACAAAAACACATATGTTAATggatatataaatgaataaatgaaaTCTCACGTGgactatttttaaataattaagtaaacatataaagatATGGTCAAATCGcctattaatttataataaacctAAATTTGACTACGGCTATATTTTTAATCCATCAGCTGTCAAGAAAGGTCCATTGCATCAGGCGAATCAACAAGAGCATTCTCTTGTTCCTTCTGGCAAAACAGCATCTTGATATGAAAATCTTCACATTCTCCAGCCTAGTAAAACAGGACTGGATGTGAGGCGCCGAGACAATCATCACCCTCACACCGCGTTTAGCTAAGAACCGTCGTGCTATGGATATGTGGCCTTGACAAATGAAAGGGACTAACAAAGTGAATAGTTGGATGAAGTTGTTGCATCTTTTCTGTCCATGAGGAACTCTCtgagttttaattttcttttcattttgattTGTCGGTATTCTCatgaaaaaaggaagaaaaagaaattaggaAGTCAAGGAGAGATAGAAAGTGATGTTGATTACAAAACACAGAGATCCTAGGAAGCCACGTTCCGTGGCGGCCACTCACATGTCTTATTTTGTGCTCATAAGCCAAATAAGAGAATATCTTCAGAGCTACGTCGAAGGTAGAGTGAAATTAAAGTGTTCACAGCcgaaaaaaataaccaaaaaaaaagacaactcAAACTTGGACTCTCTTTATCTGTTTGGACAACTACATTCTACACCTAAAAATTAGGCCAATTTAAGTGATAAAAACATCTCTGACAGGTAATAATTTTGGTATCttagaaaatttaaatgaataaataaatgtaaGTAAAAAAATAGCTAAACCATTTGACAAGTGATATACATGAGTAACATTTAAAAATCGTAAGCTAAAGAAAATATTAGCCGACTTGGGTAAAAAAGCTCCATGCTGTGACGATGGGGAAATGGTTCTTGTGACATTTACACGGAAACAAATACATACACGGAACAAATACATCTGCTGATAACTCTGAGTTTTGTACAGCTGTTAAGAGCAGTATCAAAGTTGAACTCCTCACTCCTCAGAAGCCAGGACCACCTCATCAGCAGGTGTTCTACACTCTAcaacactttaaaaaaaaagatatagaaaaacaattaaagcTTCTCATTCTCGTTAGTCTCTAAACCTTcccaaggaaaaaaaaaacaaaatgtgtTTCGTTAGTTTTCAAACTCTTGGTTCGAAAAaaccaatttaaattttaaaatgatataaactAGCAAATAAAATTTAGACAGCTTTACATATTTTCATTCAAATGTTAGGTTTCTTAACATCTCTAACACATGACGAGTCTGGATCCATTTTGGCGAGGATTATGATATCCATAagtaatttaaaacaaaaaatattttttaacgtAGACATCTAATTGATAGAGGGTTCAAGACGGTTCTACCTTTGTCGCATAACCATttgttgggggggggggggggggggagggtgCATAACTAGACCTCACACGCTTAGGTAAGATACATAACAAGATAATAATCACCTGATTATATGTCGTGAATATGTTATGGGGAAATTCACACCTAAGATTATAGTAAAACATCGTTCAAATTTACTTCTTATCAACTAATTACTATTTTACCACTACAAAgacatttttatcaaaaaaaaaactaattaccATTTGGTTAATTAACTATTTAACTCTATCAGAATGTGGGTATTTCTATCTTTTTGACAtcttctattttattttctaagaaGTTCcataattttaatacaaatttgatAGCTGAATCTTtgattaattaataactaaCATCTTACATGCATAGATATGATCAGATCAAGAGCAACGATACAATCAGATATTGATTTGTGCTTGTTGCAGTATGTCTTCCAAGAGCGATGTGATGTTGGAATGAGAAGAGCCTCCTTCATCAACAGCCTTATGAGCTAATTCTCCAAGCTTTTTAACTCTTTCCCTTCTCTCTTTAGCTTCATCAGTATCACCCATCAATGCTTCCACAGCCTTCTTCACTCCTTCTCTATCCACCAACATTCctatcttctcctcttctccccAACTCATGGGATCTTCAACACCTGATCGAACACCAACTTTCAATACCTCCACCGCCAACTTCTCATTGCAGAATTGGTCTCCAAACAATGGCCATGTGAGCAATGGAACTCCCGAGGTTATCCCTTCAAGTGTCGAGTTCCATCCACAGTGAGTCAAGAATCCTCCAACGGCAGGATGTGAAAGGATAAGCACTTGTGGCGACCATCCTCTAATGAGAAGGCCTCTTTCTTTGATTATTTCTTTAAATCCGCTCTCTGAGATCCATTCATCTAATTCATTATACTTCTCCCAATTTCTTATGACCCAAATGAAAGTTCTTTGGGATTCCTCAAGGCCAAGCCCTAGCTCTTTGAGCTGAGCCAGAGGAACATTGCATATACTTCCAAGGCAAACATATAGCACCgacccttcttctttggaatcAAGCCATTTGATACACTCCTCTTGATCAATGGCCGCCTTATTTCCTCTCTCAGCTTTGTCTAACCCTACCTTGTTGCACAAGGAAACCGGTCCGATGCTCCATACTTTACCTGCCTTAACCTTCTTGTAGTCTCTAATATAATCTGGCTCAAGTTCTTCAAACGTGTTGACAATCACACCATAAGAAGTGTTATCCCCATCAATCATCCCGTCTAAAATCTCTTTCCACTCTCCATCACCAGCTACCAGCGGAAGCTGAGCTTTTGTGAACTCAACTCTGTCAGGAAAATTTGGAATGTGGAAGTACTCCTTATTAGACTCTATGGTTTCCCAAAACTCGTAGTTTTCCCGCATGATGTGCAAAcaaagaaggttaaagcaaCCCATGCCATGAAAGATGATCTTTGGTATACCAAAGTTCTTGGCGATTCTGTTTGTAAAAGGCAAACACATGTCGGCTATTATGCAGCTTGGCCTTGGTTGGATATCTTTCATGAGATTCTCGACCGGTTCCTCGATCATATAAATTTCTGTAAAGAAAGATGCTAACGGCACCGATGAATCAAGCAAGTCCACATTCTCGAGTCCTTGTGGTGAACCAGATTCTTGAGATGGAAACTTCACTTGCACAAGATTGATGGGCAAACCGGACTGAACGGCCCGGTTAAGAACGTTCTTGAACCGCGAAGCGTTGTGAGGTGTAGTGACAATGGTTATAGTCACACCACGCTGAGCTAAGAGCCTTGCGATATCGACCATGGGGATCATGTGGCCTTGAGCCATGAAAGGGAAGAGAACAAAGTGAAGAGGAGTATGAAACTTTTGAGATGTTTCAGAAGCCATGAGAAACtctcttaagctttttttttctttttttctttgatttggattgtgtgtgtgtgttgtgtaGTTGATCTGcttacatatatgtatatttatagaCCAGACCCATGGAAAAATGGAAGGGCTTATTTGCTGAATAACCTAAAACATGAATGAAATTAAGGGCTTATTTGACATTATTAAGAAACTAACATTTTGCTCCCTTTTGCTCCGGTAATACcctcaacaacaacaattaCCAAGTCACAGAAAGAAAAAGTGTTACCAAAAGAAAGAATAAAATTCAGCCACATCAcaccaaaagagagaaaataattcCTCCACATCACATACATAATAACTACAAACATTTCACTAATTATATTTcatatcatcaaaataatttaGAATCAATTATATCTTAACACTTAAATCTAGatactaaaatttatttcaatCCCACATTAATCcttaaatattaaaccctaaacctttatcaataaattataaacccaattataaatcataaacatgaAATAGAAATTTAAACTCAAATCCAACTTTTAAATACCAAATCCTAAATGGTTATCACTAACCCTAACCtggaaatgtcaacccacatccgaaatataaatagtttcttTCATTTTCAGACAATGACATTGACCAGgttcataatactatactacataGTGGATATAGTATAGTACTTTTAGAATGTACGGAGAACTAAACTTTAGTTCTCGTTCAATAATTCAGGGTGTTGTActactatattattaaatagaatATGGATGTTGTActactatattattaaatagaatAAACTTACATTACAACATAGAAGATGTCATATCACTAATAAACTGAGTAAAGGGTGACTAAGTGAAACTCAACCCAGATTataaaactataccctaactcagaaatgtcaacccacatccgAGATATAAGCAGTTTCCCCCGTCTTCAAATAATGATATTCACCAGgttcataatactatactacatggTGGATATAGTATAGTACTTTTATAGTACCATTACGAAATAGATGAGGTCATATCACTAATAAAGAGAGTAACGAGAGCGAGTAAGTGAAATTCAACCCatatgataaaactataccctaacccggaaatgtcaacccacatccgATATATAAACAGTTTTCCCCGTCTTCAAATAATGATATTCACCATgttcataatactatactacatggTAGATATAGTATAGTACTTTTATAGTGTACGGGGAACTAAACTTTAATTCTCGTTCAATAATTCAAAGGACTTTAGTAGAAAAGTTATAGGAATGTCGTACTATTATATTATTGAATAGAATATACTGACATTACGACATAAATGGGGTCATATCACTAATATAAGTAACAGAGTATCATGTGTGAGCTAGTAAAACTCAACCCAGATGAtaaaactaaaccctaatcgggaaatgtcaacccacatcTTAGATATAACAATTTTCCCTGTTTTAAGAAATAGTATACAAATATGTCCCAAATAGTATGGTAACCTTACATAAATAGCTACattaaagaatataaattatactattCCGTTCATCTAATATAGTATAGACAccgagttcatcttcttcaatttttcttttttttcaaacgtGTTGATACACCTTCACTTCGTTCACTGTCGTTATTCTTCACCACCGTATAAAGATCATCTTtatttcctcttcttttttctgACACAACAACGCTTCTAACACTTCGCCGTCATTATTCTTTACCATTAGATTACTAAATCAAAAAGAGAAACATAgtataaaaacagaaacaaaaacataatataaaaacagaaacaaagtataaacaaaaacataaacagagtacaaaaaaacaaaaacagagtataaaacaaaaacataaacatagTATAAAAGCTCGATGTCACCTCATTCTTTATGTACCATCTTCTCCTCCAAACTCAATTTCATAAGCCTATAATCTGGATTTCTTCCTTGCTTTGAGATGAATGTACGTGTGTTTTTACgaatgaagaagaaacaaagatttggtaaaaagaggaagaaagagatAGAAGATGTGTATCTATTGTAGCCacaatttattatattgtttagttaatatttattttaataaataaattctcAGCAGGTCACATGGGTCACAATTGAGGGACAATATGGCTATTATTTA is a genomic window containing:
- the LOC108806165 gene encoding pentatricopeptide repeat-containing protein At2g36730: MSSNFKSKKHQCLVFLKLCPSIKHLLQIHAQIHLSSLQSDSFIISELVRVSSLSHSKDLAFARTLLLQSSDSSPSTWNMLSRGYASSDSPVESVRIYSEMKRRRIKPNKLTFPFLLNACASFFGLTAGRQIQVDVLKHGFDSDVYVGNNLIHLYGSCKKTSDARKVFDEMSERNVVSWNSIMTAMVENGKFSLANECFAEMIDARFCPDETTMVVLLSACVGNLSLGKLVHSQVMVRELDLNCRLGTALVDMYSKSGGLEYARLVFERMRDRNVWTWSAMIVGLAQNGFAEEALQLFIKMKKESSSVRPNYVTFLGVLCACSHVGLVEEGYRYFREMERTHKIKPMMIHYGAMVDILGRAGRLSEAYGFIKKMPFEPDAVVWRTLLSACSVHHDEDGEGIGERVKKRLIELEPKRSGNLVIVANRFAEARMWDEAAEVRRVMKENKIKKIAGESCLVLGGSVHRFFSGYDPRFEYVSMYGLLDLFKLHLINDNYMVSDSNSFS
- the LOC108806167 gene encoding SWR1 complex subunit 2: MESDKEEEQMVFLDRTTRATRGKRMTKLLDDEVEEDEQFWNQEALKEEEHDDEYEAEAEAADEFDSDFNDDEPEPEAVAENEKEERDLPKKRLIYPGKTTQKKNKKKKLVSKLEDTSPEDEKPSEELGDKEEEDEKETQEDMMEGEKVIRKSTRTSVIVRQAERDALRAAIQATTKPIIRKKVGEEKRMTQEEMLLEAAQTEIMNMRNLERVLAREEEVKKKAIVHKDVYKGPQVRYLSKDGCNYIEFCNGASFSSEISTKTLPYPEKAVCVITGLPAKYRDPKTGLAYATLDAFKAIRERFMEEHNGLRKKMEMGDLFDTLAAAKGFSAKRKRTMVPKTSRSISLFRNSARFCNLDTPEASEEDSDSDSD
- the LOC108811516 gene encoding UDP-glycosyltransferase 73C1, producing MASETSQKFHTPLHFVLFPFMAQGHMIPMVDIARLLAQRGVTITIVTTPHNASRFKNVLNRAVQSGLPINLVQVKFPSQESGSPQGLENVDLLDSSVPLASFFTEIYMIEEPVENLMKDIQPRPSCIIADMCLPFTNRIAKNFGIPKIIFHGMGCFNLLCLHIMRENYEFWETIESNKEYFHIPNFPDRVEFTKAQLPLVAGDGEWKEILDGMIDGDNTSYGVIVNTFEELEPDYIRDYKKVKAGKVWSIGPVSLCNKVGLDKAERGNKAAIDQEECIKWLDSKEEGSVLYVCLGSICNVPLAQLKELGLGLEESQRTFIWVIRNWEKYNELDEWISESGFKEIIKERGLLIRGWSPQVLILSHPAVGGFLTHCGWNSTLEGITSGVPLLTWPLFGDQFCNEKLAVEVLKVGVRSGVEDPMSWGEEEKIGMLVDREGVKKAVEALMGDTDEAKERRERVKKLGELAHKAVDEGGSSHSNITSLLEDILQQAQINI